A section of the Apodemus sylvaticus chromosome 10, mApoSyl1.1, whole genome shotgun sequence genome encodes:
- the Wbp2 gene encoding WW domain-binding protein 2 isoform X2: MALNKNHSEGGGVIVNNTESILMTYDHVELTFNDMKTVPEAFKGTKKGTVYLTPYRVIFLSKGKDAMQSFMMPFYLMKDCEIKQPVFGANFIKGTVKAEAGGGWEGSTSYKLTFTAGGAIEFGQRMLQVASQASRGEVPNGAYGYPYMPSGAYVFPPPVANGMYPCPPGYPYPPPPPEFYPGPPMMDGAMGYVQPPPPPYPGPMEPPVSGPSAPSTPAAEAKAAEAAASAYYNPGNPHNVYMPTSQPPPPPYYPPEDKKTQ; the protein is encoded by the exons ATGGCGCTCAACAAGAATCACTCAGAGGGCGGCGGAGTGATCGTCAACAACACCGAGAG CATCTTAATGACCTATGACCATGTGGAGCTTACATTCAATGACATGAAGACTGTTCCAGAGGCCTTCAAAGGGACCAAGAAAGGCACTGTCTACCTTACTCCGTACCGG GTCATCTTTCTGTCTAAGGGGAAGGACGCCATGCAGTCCTTCATGATGCCCTTTTACCTGATGAAGGACTGTGAGATCAAGCAGCCGGTGTTCGGTGCGAACTTCATTAAGGGGACAGTGAAGGCGGAAGCAGGAG GTGGCTGGGAAGGCTCCACCTCCTACAAGTTGACCTTCACGGCAGGAGGCGCCATTGAGTTTGGGCAGCGCATGCTCCAGGTGGCATCTCAAG CCTCCAGAGGTGAAGTCCCCAATGGAGCCTATGGCTACCCTTACATGCCCAGCGGGGCCTATGTCTTTCCCCCGCCAGTCGCCAATGGAATGTACCCCTGCCCTCCTGGCTACCCCTACCCACCGCCCCCACCCG AGTTCTATCCAGGACCTCCCATGATGGATGGGGCCATGGGGTATGTACAGCCCCCGCCGCCACCCTATCCCGGGCCCATGGAGCCTCCGGTCAGCGGCCCCAGTGCCCCCTCTACTCCCGCAG CTGAGGCCAAGGCTGCAGAGGCCGCTGCCAGTGCTTATTACAACCCGGGCAACCCACACAATGTCTACATGCCCACG AGCCAGCCTCCACCACCACCCTACTACCCCCCAGAAGACAAGAAGACCCAGTAG
- the Wbp2 gene encoding WW domain-binding protein 2 isoform X1: MALNKNHSEGGGVIVNNTESILMTYDHVELTFNDMKTVPEAFKGTKKGTVYLTPYRVIFLSKGKDAMQSFMMPFYLMKDCEIKQPVFGANFIKGTVKAEAGGGWEGSTSYKLTFTAGGAIEFGQRMLQVASQEFYPGPPMMDGAMGYVQPPPPPYPGPMEPPVSGPSAPSTPAAEAKAAEAAASAYYNPGNPHNVYMPTSQPPPPPYYPPEDKKTQ; encoded by the exons ATGGCGCTCAACAAGAATCACTCAGAGGGCGGCGGAGTGATCGTCAACAACACCGAGAG CATCTTAATGACCTATGACCATGTGGAGCTTACATTCAATGACATGAAGACTGTTCCAGAGGCCTTCAAAGGGACCAAGAAAGGCACTGTCTACCTTACTCCGTACCGG GTCATCTTTCTGTCTAAGGGGAAGGACGCCATGCAGTCCTTCATGATGCCCTTTTACCTGATGAAGGACTGTGAGATCAAGCAGCCGGTGTTCGGTGCGAACTTCATTAAGGGGACAGTGAAGGCGGAAGCAGGAG GTGGCTGGGAAGGCTCCACCTCCTACAAGTTGACCTTCACGGCAGGAGGCGCCATTGAGTTTGGGCAGCGCATGCTCCAGGTGGCATCTCAAG AGTTCTATCCAGGACCTCCCATGATGGATGGGGCCATGGGGTATGTACAGCCCCCGCCGCCACCCTATCCCGGGCCCATGGAGCCTCCGGTCAGCGGCCCCAGTGCCCCCTCTACTCCCGCAG CTGAGGCCAAGGCTGCAGAGGCCGCTGCCAGTGCTTATTACAACCCGGGCAACCCACACAATGTCTACATGCCCACG AGCCAGCCTCCACCACCACCCTACTACCCCCCAGAAGACAAGAAGACCCAGTAG